The genome window AACTTCCCTAGAACTTATTTTTGGAATATCTATTTCTTCAATTTTTAAATTTGGATTATTCCATATTCTACTTCCAATTTTAACTTTCTTAGTTTCTACTTCTGTCTTAGAAGGAATATATCCTTTTCTAGGTTTCCAATTTGCATATAAAGTAGCTACTAACATAATTATCTAAAAATAAATGGATATATTTAAATTTTGATTAGTTTAAAAACGACTGGAAAATAATGTTTAGGCTAGGAATCATATAACTTTAAGTTTGATATTTCTCTTTAAAAATTTTAAATATAACAAATTTTAAAATTAAGTATATGAAGCAAGAAAGAAAAATTCCACATGATTTAGTTTTTGAAGAAACAAGTGTTGGTAAATTGGAAAAAGAAATATGGCTTGCAAGTGAAGAAGATATAGATAAAATCTTAGAAGATTATGGTATCCCTTCACCTTCAGAATTAGCAAAACCAAATGTTTACATACAAACTACTCCTGGATATAAAATTGAAGAAAATTTAAAAAAGAATGATATTCTTTTAATACCTGTAGGAAGCACGGAGTATCATGGAAAGCATTTGCCATCAGGTGCTGATACATTTTTTGTCACTCAAATTTGTGAAGCAGTAAGAAGATATACTGAAAAGAAAGGAAGAGCGGTAAGCTTAGCTTGGCCGATAACTTATGGTGCTCATCCGTGGCATCATTATGGAATGCCAGGTACTGTAATCATAGAAGAAGATCATCTTAAGAACTATACTTTAGATATGATGCTTGGGTTTTGGAATATGGGTTTTAGGAAACAAATACTTATTAACAATCATGGTCATTTATGGGTTTTTGAATCAATTATTCAAGAATTTATGAAAAAATATCAATTACCAGGAATATATAGAGTAATAGATTGGCATAGAGCTTCAAGAAAATTTTTCAGAACAAGAGAAAGAGGAGGAGAATTAGAAACATGGTTTGTACATGCAGATGAAGCAGAAACTTCCCTAGCTTTGCTTCTTATCCCTGAAATGGTTGAAATGAAATATGCTGTTAATACAGAACCTAAGCATTATTTGCCAAATGGACATATAGATAATGCAGTAGATGGATTAGGAAGACCATCCATGTGGAGCTCAGGACAAGGACATATGCCTATTGAAATTGTATCAACTCCTGAAGGAGTAGTTGGAAAAGCTAAACTTGGAGAAGCAAGAAAAGTTAAAAGAGCAGTTGCTTTCTTCTTAAAATATTTAACATTATTAATAGATGAAATACTTGAAGTTTTTCCACCTGGAAAAGTTCCACCAGTTGAAGAAGTTACATACAGAACTGAAGAAGAAATGAAACCATATCTTTTACCTCCTGGAAGCAAAGGTTGGAAACCAGTTTATG of Nitrososphaerota archaeon contains these proteins:
- the iolN gene encoding 3-dehydro-scyllo-inosose hydrolase translates to MKQERKIPHDLVFEETSVGKLEKEIWLASEEDIDKILEDYGIPSPSELAKPNVYIQTTPGYKIEENLKKNDILLIPVGSTEYHGKHLPSGADTFFVTQICEAVRRYTEKKGRAVSLAWPITYGAHPWHHYGMPGTVIIEEDHLKNYTLDMMLGFWNMGFRKQILINNHGHLWVFESIIQEFMKKYQLPGIYRVIDWHRASRKFFRTRERGGELETWFVHADEAETSLALLLIPEMVEMKYAVNTEPKHYLPNGHIDNAVDGLGRPSMWSSGQGHMPIEIVSTPEGVVGKAKLGEARKVKRAVAFFLKYLTLLIDEILEVFPPGKVPPVEEVTYRTEEEMKPYLLPPGSKGWKPVYALFKRVD